A single Fundulus heteroclitus isolate FHET01 chromosome 4, MU-UCD_Fhet_4.1, whole genome shotgun sequence DNA region contains:
- the zgc:165481 gene encoding E3 ubiquitin-protein ligase RNF182, translated as MKDSVAETSGAEEGASHTLGQEHDLKMSSPQATSENKDCPPPEELECKICYQRYNANNRKPKILGCLHRVCSRCLIKILDITDGAGCIPCPFCRHQTEITEYQVSALPDDVNIMSHLATQDKSFSLDQKREVVLTPKSLSSTSPSHDSSNCLVITIMEVQRDSQHSPSHNGSSDVYADQSLDSVSIGSNGPTDHDALSKLCNHVPRILVWLLGFLYFGSLPLGIYLLVIQRVTLGIVCVSLVPSSLTVCLVYGFCQCLCQGMCDCFARG; from the coding sequence AACATGACTTGAAGATGAGCAGTCCTCAGGCTACGTCAGAAAACAAGGATTGTCCTCCTCCAGAGGAATTAGAGTGTAAAATCTGTTACCAGCGCTACAATGCAAACAACCGGAAGCCTAAGATCCTGGGCTGTCTGCATCGGGTGTGCTCCCGCTGCCTCATTAAGATTCTGGACATCACTGACGGAGCAGGCTGCATCCCCTGCCCCTTCTGCCGACACCAAACTGAAATCACCGAGTACCAGGTCTCTGCCCTGCCTGATGACGTTAACATCATGTCCCACCTGGCAACACAGGACAAGTCCTTCAGCTTGGACCAGAAGAGGGAGGTGGTCCTGACGCCAAAGAGTTTGTCCTCCACCAGCCCGTCTCATGACTCCTCAAACTGCCTGGTCATCACCATAATGGAGGTTCAGAGGGACTCACAGCACTCGCCGAGCCACAACGGCAGCTCGGATGTCTACGCTGACCAGAGCCTGGACTCCGTCTCAATAGGCTCCAATGGACCCACAGATCACGATGCACTGTCTAAGCTCTGTAACCATGTCCCACGCATCTTGGTGTGGCTACTTGGTTTCTTATACTTCGGTTCGCTCCCGCTAGGAATCTATTTGTTAGTGATCCAGAGAGTGACTCTAGGAATCGTATGTGTTAGCTTAGTCCCATCGAGTCTGACAGTTTGCCTAGTGTATGGGTTCTGTCAGTGCCTGTGCCAGGGCATGTGTGACTGCTTTGCCCGGGGCTGA